A window from Rhinoraja longicauda isolate Sanriku21f chromosome 26, sRhiLon1.1, whole genome shotgun sequence encodes these proteins:
- the mrm3a gene encoding rRNA methyltransferase 3A, mitochondrial isoform X1: MAALRVLVFGGAVARLPLPAAPLPFPAAAGRRYVRALRRRPIEVLDTRRQGAAGAGEAPPGRERPGLGGPARQKDVPQLGGRAEQQPLGRERTGLRSRALQEGPGLRDRAGQEGPGPGGGRAEQQPLGRERTGLRSRAGQEGPELRDRAGQEGPGPVGGRAGQLPLGPAVLPGLSFERALPGDKRLAKVMTIVKSKKFRDQHGKVLLEGWRLIADALEAGALLETLFFSNMDSVKELPLEKLKHVKLIKVKFDEIKIWSELVTPQGALGIFVKPEYSKMKYPIHQEHSVPLFLICDNIRDPGNLGTILRSAAAAGCRKILLTKGCVDVWEPKVLRAGMGAHFRMAVISGLEWEVVPNYISTSTCVHVADHSCPVVGSPPGPLPAGEQSCTSSRTAGEYEESDSEDEEQEFLLSLPKVDTQSCYRPWAKEQTAIVVGGETHGLSLEALSLVEKTRGRRLCIPMTPGVESLNSAMAACILLFEGRRQLLFEAANANRTDYKEPEVTSLFYDQKQAQK; encoded by the exons ATGGCGGCGCTCAGGGTGCTCGTGTTTGGCGGCGCCGTCGCCCGTCTCCCCCTCCCGGCCGctcctctcccattcccggccgcTGCGGGGAGGCGCTACGTGAGAGCGCTGAGGAGGAGGCCCATCGAGGTGCTGGACACTCGGCGGCAGGGAGCTGCTGGGGCCGGGGAGGCTCCTCCCGGACGGGAGAGGCCGGGGCTCGGTGGTCCCGCCCGGCAGAAGGATGTTCCTCAGCTTGGTGGTCGGGCCGAGCAGCAGCCCCTCGGTCGGGAGAGGACTGGACTTCGTAGTCGGGCCTTGCAGGAGGGGCCTGGGCTCCGTGATCGGGCCGGGCAGGAGGGGCCTGGACCCGGTGGTGGTCGGGCCGAGCAGCAGCCCCTCGGTCGGGAGAGGACTGGACTTCGTAGTCGGGCCGGGCAGGAGGGGCCTGAGCTCCGTGATCGGGCCGGGCAGGAGGGGCCTGGACCCGTTGGTGGTCGGGCCGGGCAGCTGCCCCTCGGCCCCGCCGTGCTGCCCGGCCTGTCGTTCGAGAGGGCGCTCCCCGGAGACAAGCGGCTGGC AAAGGTTATGACCATTGTGAAGTCCAAGAAATTCCGTGACCAGCATGGGAAAGTCCTGCTGGAGGGTTGGCGGCTGATCGCGGACGCCTTGGAAGCCGGAGCGTTGCTGGAGACCCTCTTCTTCAGTAACATGGACAGTGTGAAGGAATTGCCTCTGGAGAAACTGAAGCACGTTAAATTGATCAAAGTGAAGTTTGACGAGATAAAGATATGGTCTGAGCTTGTAACGCCCCAGGGAGCACTCG GAATTTTTGTCAAGCCAGAATATTCAAAGATGAAGTATCCAATTCACCAAGAGCACAGCGTACCCCTCTTCCTCATCTGTGACAACATCCGAGATCCCGGCAACCTGGGCACAATATTGCGATCTGCAGCGGCAGCTGGCTGCAGGAAGATATTATTGACCAAAG GTTGTGTGGATGTGTGGGAGCCCAAAGTGCTCCGGGCTGGAATGGGCGCTCACTTCCGCATGGCCGTGATATCGGGCCTGGAGTGGGAGGTGGTTCCCAACTACATCTCCACCAGCACCTGTGTCCACGTGGCAGACCATTCCTGCCCGGTTGTCGGCAGCCCCCCGGGCCCCCTGCCTGCGGGCGAGCAGAGCTGCACGTCCTCGCGCACAGCGGGCGAGTACGAGGAGAGCGACAGTGAGGACGAGGAGCAAGAGTTCCTGCTCTCGCTGCCCAAGGTGGACACTCAGAGTTGCTACCGGCCGTGGGCGAAGGAACAGACCGCCATTGTGGTCGGCGGGGAGACGCACGGCCTCAGCCTCGAGGCTCTCTCGTTGGTGGAGAAGACGAGAGGACGGAGACTGTGCATTCCCATGACTCCGGGCGTGGAGAGCCTCAATTCGGCCATGGCCGCGTGCATTTTACTCTTCGAGGGCCGGCGGCAGCTCTTGTTTGAGGCAGCAAATGCCAACAGGACTGACTACAAGGAGCCTGAAGTAACATCGCTGTTCTACGATCAAAAACAagcacaaaaataa
- the mrm3a gene encoding rRNA methyltransferase 3A, mitochondrial isoform X2, which translates to MVLSCHVYHLRKVMTIVKSKKFRDQHGKVLLEGWRLIADALEAGALLETLFFSNMDSVKELPLEKLKHVKLIKVKFDEIKIWSELVTPQGALGIFVKPEYSKMKYPIHQEHSVPLFLICDNIRDPGNLGTILRSAAAAGCRKILLTKGCVDVWEPKVLRAGMGAHFRMAVISGLEWEVVPNYISTSTCVHVADHSCPVVGSPPGPLPAGEQSCTSSRTAGEYEESDSEDEEQEFLLSLPKVDTQSCYRPWAKEQTAIVVGGETHGLSLEALSLVEKTRGRRLCIPMTPGVESLNSAMAACILLFEGRRQLLFEAANANRTDYKEPEVTSLFYDQKQAQK; encoded by the exons atggtcctttcttgtcacgtgtaccatttaag AAAGGTTATGACCATTGTGAAGTCCAAGAAATTCCGTGACCAGCATGGGAAAGTCCTGCTGGAGGGTTGGCGGCTGATCGCGGACGCCTTGGAAGCCGGAGCGTTGCTGGAGACCCTCTTCTTCAGTAACATGGACAGTGTGAAGGAATTGCCTCTGGAGAAACTGAAGCACGTTAAATTGATCAAAGTGAAGTTTGACGAGATAAAGATATGGTCTGAGCTTGTAACGCCCCAGGGAGCACTCG GAATTTTTGTCAAGCCAGAATATTCAAAGATGAAGTATCCAATTCACCAAGAGCACAGCGTACCCCTCTTCCTCATCTGTGACAACATCCGAGATCCCGGCAACCTGGGCACAATATTGCGATCTGCAGCGGCAGCTGGCTGCAGGAAGATATTATTGACCAAAG GTTGTGTGGATGTGTGGGAGCCCAAAGTGCTCCGGGCTGGAATGGGCGCTCACTTCCGCATGGCCGTGATATCGGGCCTGGAGTGGGAGGTGGTTCCCAACTACATCTCCACCAGCACCTGTGTCCACGTGGCAGACCATTCCTGCCCGGTTGTCGGCAGCCCCCCGGGCCCCCTGCCTGCGGGCGAGCAGAGCTGCACGTCCTCGCGCACAGCGGGCGAGTACGAGGAGAGCGACAGTGAGGACGAGGAGCAAGAGTTCCTGCTCTCGCTGCCCAAGGTGGACACTCAGAGTTGCTACCGGCCGTGGGCGAAGGAACAGACCGCCATTGTGGTCGGCGGGGAGACGCACGGCCTCAGCCTCGAGGCTCTCTCGTTGGTGGAGAAGACGAGAGGACGGAGACTGTGCATTCCCATGACTCCGGGCGTGGAGAGCCTCAATTCGGCCATGGCCGCGTGCATTTTACTCTTCGAGGGCCGGCGGCAGCTCTTGTTTGAGGCAGCAAATGCCAACAGGACTGACTACAAGGAGCCTGAAGTAACATCGCTGTTCTACGATCAAAAACAagcacaaaaataa